In the Glycine max cultivar Williams 82 chromosome 6, Glycine_max_v4.0, whole genome shotgun sequence genome, gaaaagacaAAAACACAGCCCACACAGCAACTGGTGCAATcatgaatcaaattaatataagccTAGTATTTTTCGATAATGAACCAAGTCagcaaaaaaatgatgaaagtgGACTTCAGCATCAACAACTGAACATGGATCAGTCATTAACACAGCAAAGGCTTAACATACAAAACCAAGCGGAAAATCAAGACCATTATGCAGAGAGTGTGTGGAATATGGTTACTGAACTGGGGCTGACAACAGGAACTTCAAAAAGAAATTATGTTCAAATGCTGGAGGAAATGGAGGAAAGAGATGGAGAAGAGGCAGCTAGCTTGGGAATTAAGAGATGGACTCCATGAATATCATCTCATACAATGTAAGAGGATTAGGGAGGGGGGTTAAATGGCCGACAATAAGAAGGATGGTTAATGAGCATCGCATTGATATGTTGTGCttacaagaaacaaaaaaggagaGTATAAATAAGGCAATGTGCCAGGCATTATGGGGGAAATCTGATTTCAGTTGGGAGGCATATCCAGCGGCTAATTCAGCTGGGGGTATACTTTGTGTTTGGAATGAGACATCCTTCAAGGTGGAAAGCAGAGTGGTAGGAGCTGGTTTCATATTGTTGTCAGGGAAGTGGGGCCAAGAGTCACATTTAATACATGTCGTCAATATCTATTCCTCGTGCAATCTTCACGAGAAAAGAGTGTTGTGGGACAGTGTAGCtcaattgaaaaatcaaaaCCCGGGCGGATACTGGTGCATCTTAGGGGATTTTAACAATATCAGGATGTCATCAGAGAGAATGGGGTCCTCTCAGAGGGGGCTGGTAGATGGAAGTATTGCGGAATTCAACAATTGGATCGAGGAGTTGGAGGTAGAAGAGGCGCCTTGGGTGGGCAAGAGATTCACTTGGTTTAGACCGAATGGTAGAGCTAAAAGTAAGTTGGATAGATTTTTGGTTTCCCCAGAATGGCTGGCCAAATGGCCTACGTCCGCCCAATCAGTGTTGGCTAGGAATTTTTCGGACCATTGTCCTGTTCTGCTCAGGTCCAAAAATGCTGACTGGGGTCCAAAACCCTTCAGATTACTAGATTGTTGGCTATCCGATAAATCTTTCCACAAAGTCGTCACTGAAAGCTGGTCGTCCAATTCTCAAAGCGGGTGGGGGGGTTATGtgctaaaagaaaaaatcaaagcgctaaaaaagaagataaaggtGTAGAACAAAGAGCAATTTGGGGACACTTTCAGCAAATtcaagaagatagaagaagagttAAATAAATTGGAAGAGGTATCAGTTGAAAGACAGCTGGAAGACAACGAACGGATAGTTAGAAAGCGGCTTCAGCAAGAATTATGGGAGGCAGCCCAAACACATGAGTCCCTGTTGAGACAAAAGGCCAGATCCAGGTGGATTAAGGAAGGAGATTGTAACTCGAGATATTTCCACTTACTGATAAATTCAAGGCGGAGATCCAATTGTCTGAACGGAGTGATAGTGGATGGCGTGTGGAAGGATGAACCGGCAGTAGTCAAAGAGGAAGTCAGGAGGTTTTTTGCTCGGAGGTTCCAGGAAGATGTTTTTGACAGACCAACTTTAGATGGAATCAGTTTCAAAACCATTAATTCTTTGCAGAATGACATGCTAGTGGAACGTTTCAAGGAGGAGGAAATAAAAAAGGCTGTGTGGAGCTGTGGAAGTGATAGAAGTCCAGGTCCGGACTggcttaattttaaattcatcaagCAATTTTGGGAGGTCATCAAACCAGATTTTCTCAGATTCTTTGATGAGTTCTATGTTAATGGAGTATTCCCGAGGGGTCTGAATGCATCTTTCATAGCGTTAATCCCGAAGGTAGCGGACCCTCAAGTGCTGAATGACTATAGGCCTATCTCACTGATAGGGTGTACGTATAAGATTCTCGCTAAGGTGTTGGCTAACAGATTGAAGAAAGTTATGCACACCATCATTAATGAACGACAGTCAGCATTCATAGAAGGCAGACATATGCTCCATAGTGTGGTGATAGCAAACGAGGTAGTCGAAGAGGCTAAAAGATGTCAAAAACCTTGCTTTGTTTTCAAAGTGGATTATGAGAAGGCTTACGATTCAGTGTCCTGGGAATTCTTGTTCTACATGATGAGGAGAATGGGCTTTGTTCCAAAGTGGATTCATTGGATGTCCAGATGTCTAAAATCAGCTTCGATATCTATTTTGGTTAACGGCAGCCCTTCATGTGAGTTCGTACCGCAGAAAGGGCTCAGACAGGGAGATCCTTTATCACCTCTTCTGTTCAACATTGTTGCTGAAGGACTAAGCGGTATAATGTCAAAGGCTATTGACAGAGGCCTATATAGGGGATACTTATCGGGCATAAATAAGGTTGAGGTTAGCCTGCTCCAGTATGCAGATGATACAATATTTTTGGGAGAGGCAACCATGGAAAATGTAAGAACTATCAAAGCCATACTGCGTGTTTTTGAACTGGCATCGGgactcaaaataaattttgctaAAAGCAGTTGTGGGGCATTTGGTATGACGGAGCAATGGACCCATGGTGCATCCAACTACCTCAATTGTAGCTTGATGTCTTTTCCTTTCACATATCTTGGCATTCCTATTGGTGCCAATCCCAGAAGATGTCAGACTTGGGACCCTATCATCACTAAATGCGAGAGAAAATTAGCGAAATGGAAACAACGGCATTTGTCCTTTGGGGGGAGAGTGATTCTCATAAATTCAGTGCTAACATCCATTccgatttattttttctcatttttcaggGTTCCTAAACAGGTTGTAGACAAGCTAGTCAGATTACAGAGGAATTTCTTATGGGGAGGTGCGTTGGATCAAAACAAGATTGCTTGGATTCGGTGGGAGAAGGTATGCTTACCAAAGGAAGAAGGAGGCTTGGGAGTTAAGGATATTACCGCGTTTAATGTATCATTGCTGGGAAAGTGGAAATGGGATTTGTTTCAGAACCAGGGGGAGACTTGGGCAAGAGTACTTGACTTAAAGTATGGAGGATGGAGGAGTCTAGATGGAGATCATAAGGGCAGTACCGAATCCCTGTGGTGGAGGGACTTGAAGATGGTAAATCATCACACTCTTCAAGGACAACAGATGAACAGACCAATTTCTTGGATGGTCGGGTGCGGGGATAAGTTCAAATTCTGGGAGGACAAGTGGATAGATGGAGAAAGCCAATTATCAGTGAAATATCGAAGACTGTACACCATATCGGCTCAAAAACATCATCTCATTCAGCAATTAGGAGCTTTCAAAGAAGAAGGGTGGGAATGGCATTTCCAGTGGAGGAGGTCGTTGTTTGATAGTGAGATAGAGTTGGCGGTCGCATTCATACAAGAAATTGAAGGGATCACAATCAGCCCAGATTTAAGTGACCAATGGAGATGGACAGCAGAACCAAATGGAAGCTATTCGGCTAGGAGTGCCTATAGAGCAGTTAGACAAAGCGTGTCAGGAGAGGGACAGGATGGCGGATATAAGGAATTATGGAAGCTTAGGGTACCATTGAAAGTGACTATTTTTGCTTGGAGGTTACTAAAGGACAGATTGCCAACCAAAggtaatttgaagaaaaaaagggtTGAATTGCAAGAATACTTGTGTCCTTTTTGCAGATCGGTGGAAGAGAATGCAAGTCATTTATTCTTTCAATGCAGCAAAATTATCCCTTTGTGGTGGGAAGCGGCATCGTGGGTGAATCTGGCAGGGGTATTTCCGCATCAACCGAGACATCATTTTATCCAGCATTTCTATGGAGTATATGACGGAGTGCATGCACACAGATGGCAGTCGTGGTGGTTAGCACTGACTTATACAATCTGGAAGCATAGAAATAGCATCATCTTCTCCAATGCTGTTTTCAATGCTCATAATATAATGGACGAAGCACTGTTTTTGCTATGGACATGGCTCAGAAActtagaaaagaatttcacatCTCATTTTAATCAGTGGTATTCAAATATCAAAGATTGCTTTCTTCGGACACCAACATAGGGAAATAGATTAAAGCTCTGCACTATTATCCTATGTAGTTTTCTTTCAGCTTGTATAATATCAAGGCTTGTTATAGAATCAGCTATGATTcgtatttatacaaatatgtatcgatttagtacctctggtacttagtaatgaatatattatatttttggctgataaaaaaaaaaaacaattattccaGGTACAATCCCAAGTTGCAACTTTAGTTCAGTAAACCAGTCAACTGCATATTTGCAACTATAAGTTCCTAACTAAACAAACGTCAATGTTTGAAGTTATCAGTGTGCTCTGGTTTCTTTCAACCAGCATTTGTGTCTAGCAATAACATTGAGAGAACTGCATTGACCTACAAAGTAACAAATTGAGGATCATGTTCCCTTTAGGATGCCAGTCAACAGCTTAGCTCTCAGTTTTTTTAGCATTCACTTCTCATAGCAAAGGTTCTAGTTCTCCTTTCCGGTACAGCTTCAGTGTATCTGTACAGCCGCCAATGCGTTTGCCACCAATAAATACATTTGGCACAGTGTGTTGCCCTGTGATCCTTTCCAAAACCTTCTGCAACTGTGGCCCTTGAGGACCCAATTCGTCTAATTCAAAGACAAGAGGGTCGACGCCGAGTTTTTTGAAGAGGATTTTCATCTCAGAGGAATAGAAACACCAGGTTTTGGAATAAATGACAACTGGGTTCTCAGCTACGGTCTTTTTGATGGTGTCTTCGAGGCAAGACCTGAAAGAGGAAGAGGAAAAGGCTCGAACTACTGCCAAGGTGGGAATGCGGTTTGGCATTGGAGGAGAAACATTGATGCAGGAAAAGGGGCGAGAGTAAGAGAACAAGAGTTtggtgaaagaagaagaagataactTTAGAGAAGGTTTCAAGTTTGAGATAGGAAGAGCAACAGCGTTACCCAATCCCAATGCCATTCTTCTCTTCTCCTTGATTCTGCTCTGTTCGACTTCATTGGTGTATATGCCTATGCTACGTTATCCCCATTCATAACAAAAGGCATGTAGAATAATTATTGAGAATCAATCAAACTAAGAATATGTAGAATAAGAAAGAAAGCTTTTATTATACTTAGAGCTGCAGTTGGTATTATAAAACTAAAGCAGAACCAAAGTTGGCTAAATTAGCAGCAAACTTCAAACACCCCCTTCAGAAACTATTTATGGTTAATTAGATCAAATTAATGAGAAAATTATTTGTTAGAAATAATGGTGTGAACATGACAAGCTACATGCGGCTACTCATCAATATACAAGTTCTATCATCTAGAAATTTAAAGCTTGCACAATGCCTCTATTACCCTCATAGTCCCAGTAAACATAATGCCAGGTATGCTGCATATACTGATACCTGTTTTGCCTTCTCCAATTTTCCAGAAGCTGCATATGAATTAATAAGTGccataaaaatttgttttgtagCATGGACTCCAGATTGCTTCATTTCTTCACAATActacaaaaaatattgtaattagCAACTCAAAATGTTCATACATCAAACTTAAGATCAGAACTTCAGTTAACATAAAATCTTAGTTACATCAATTCATCAAAAGTGTATGAATGAAGCTACTTTAAACAAACAATTAGCGGTtaatcatgttcatattttttGGGCATGAATGGTTGAACATTTAATAATCAAGGATTACTAGAAGTTCACTGATTTCAGCCCTCCCATTATCATGATAAACATACATTAAAGCATATGAATTTGATCTGTGTACAACACATCAGAGATTATTTCAGCATACTTGATGAAAATTCATTCAACACTGAAAGTTCCAAGGAGAATCCGAACAATTTGTTCATAGACCAGGCTTCCAAACACAAAACTAGCAGAACAAAAACTAGCATTCACGAGAAGAATATAGACAGAACCACAGTAAACAAGTTGCCAACAGTTATAtgtgcttttattttaaattttgaaaaaaaggatTCTAAAAGATTTAGCTAGTtaagatcaaaattaaattattcagaTCTGATCTGATTTGACTCTCCCTATCTTATCCTTATAATCAAAGTGGTTAGTATGTCTGCTAGCCAGATATACCTAAACTCTCATGTAGTTccaatcaatcaataataaagtcatttaagagagagagaatgagtagagagagaaacaaaggGTGGGAGAGAGTTAGGCATAGAGGAGGTCATTGAGAGAGAACGAGTGAGACTGAGAGTGGATTCTCGACGGACTCACGTCGGGAACAGGGATGGACAACAGCAATGCTACAATCAAACAAATTGGAGGGATCAAAACGAAATATCCTCCTTCTACTTCACGCGATTCTCCGACAATGTCACCAAGAAGGAACTATGGTATCAATTCAAAAAATGGGGCGATGTGAGGGAGATATTCATATCCAAGCAAAGGAATAAGGATGGTAGGAGGTACGGGTTTATTAGATTCAAAGGTGTTCATGACATGCACATACTCGAAAGGCAACTGGACAGTATTGTTATCAGAGGTATGAAGCTATACGTCAAtattccaaaatatgggagAGAAAGGGGTAGAAAGACAAATTCAGAAGATAAACAGAAGGGGCAAGAGCAAAGGAATGAGAACGAAGCATCTCGTTCTACACAAAGATGCACAAGAACGAACCAGGCATCGTATGCGGAGGTGGTTGCGAGGAAAGGTCATATGAAGGCACCACACAGTCGCAAAGGCGGGCTCTCATCACTATACCTCGACACATCTTCGAATATGCAGAAATGACTCAGTGAAGCTTGGGTAGGACGATTGAAAAATCCGACGATGTTCGACATGGTTGAAGATGAACTGAGGTAGGATATTGGAGCGCACATCTCACCCAAATACATGGGGGATGACATGGTTCTATTACTTGGTCTTACTGACACAAAAGCAGAACAACTGATTCAAGAAGAAATCCATGAAACGCCTCCCCTGTTCTACACGCTGCAGAAATGGAATCCGAGCCTATGTCCGGGATATGGGTTGACCTGGGTCCAGTGCTGGGGCATCCCGCTTCTAGCCTGGGACACGATGCAAATCAAGAAGATCGTGGTAGAGGTCGACGATGATGTTGATGAACGTCGGCGTTTGGACAGAGCACGGGTGCTCATTAAAACACCGTGGAAACCCGCGATTCAGCATACGTTAAATGTCTACATAGATTCAGAGGTCTATGAAGTGCGTATATTGGAGGAATGCGGATATAGCACCGACATCTGCCATTGTAGAAGAAGCAGCGTTATGGTGTCGCCAGAGGAGATTGACTCTGACGGAAGTTTCATGGGATCACCGATTAAGGAGAGGACCCATGCGTCAGAGAAAGACGACGCCGCGCGGGACACGGAGACACCGGCAACGACGAGGGCCCACTACGGAGCAATTGCAGAACCGATAGCGGAGGTGACGAAGACCAGTGCACGCAATTACCTAGTGGTCAAAACGAAATACAACGACCACTGGGTAATAGTAATCTCCTGCGGACATACGAGGTTAGGCAGAAAGGAAACAAAGAGGACTCCACAATGGGTATGGTCGCAGAATGGGCGGCACGCCAATCGATGTGGACTGAGATCAACCATTTAGATGTTGAAATCTACAAGGTAGGTAGGGGGCAGTACGTCGGGAAGGAAAAATGCACAACGGGACAAACACTTGCTATAAAAGTGAAAATGGGTCAGGTATAAGGAGGGGCATGAGGTAGGAGAACTCAGCTGGAAGGAGAAAGAGGCACGTGACCCCATGTGGAAGAGGAAACTAGTTCAAATGAGTTGGGCTTTTCTATTCACACCCCTGTTAAAGCCCCAACACCCCATGGTTCCAGCCCACAAACTAATAACACAGCTACAGCTCCCTCTTGGCAGGTGTATTCTCAAACTAGGAGGTAACAAAAGCAAGTGCAGGTGGGATGTGCAAATTCTGAAGCCCACAACACAGAATCAAGATTAAACATAACAAGCACACAGcagcaacaaaataaaataagcgCACAGCAGCAACAAGTAACGGACAGAGACAAGGGAGGAAAGGGCTACAACCATAATCTTGTCCACAGAGAAGTATTATCAGTTCAGGATGCAGTGGAGGATGCAAGCTTAGGGgaaaataacatgcaacatGCAACAAAGATATGGGAAATAGCAAAACATTTGGGGGCAACGGGAGCTGCAGATCAGGGGAGAATTATTGGGAAAATCATGACAATGGAGGAAAGAGATAGGAAAGAGGCAAAGAGATTGGGGAATAGAAGTGATAACCCATAAACATTATCAGATACAATGTTAGAGGGTTAGCGAGGGGTTGAAATGGACAGCAATAAGGAGATTGGTTAAAAAAGAGAATGTAGATATGATATGTGTCcagaaaattaagaaagagaCAATTGAGAAGTCAATGTGCCAAACATTGTGGGGGGGACCCAGAAGTAGCCTGGGAAGTGCAACCCGCATCTAACATGGCAGGGGGGATCTTATGCATGTGGAGTGAAAAAACATTCAAACTAGAAAGGAAAGTTATTGGAAATGGCTTCATTTTGTTGATAGGTCAGTGGATCAAGGAGGCACAACATGTTTATATTGTAAGCATATACTTACCATGTGATATTCAGAATAAAAGAATTCTATGGGATGCCATCAAACAGCTGAAAACCTCAAATTAGGGGGGATTGTGGTGCATATTGGGGGACTTCAATAACATTAGAAATCATTCAGAAAGGATAGGAGTTTGTCAGAGGGGGGTGGGGGAGAGTAATATCAATGAGTTCAATGAATGGATTGAAGAGATGGAGGTAGAGGACGTGTCATGGGTGGGAAGAAAATTCACATGGTTCAGACCCAATGGAGCTGCTAGGAGCAAATTGGACAGATTTTTGGTATCTCCAGAATGGCTTGCCAAATGGCCCGGAAGTATCCAGCATCCACTGGATAGGAACTTTTCTGATCATTACCCAGTTTTTCTCAGGTCTAAGTTTATAGACTGGGGCCCAAAACCGTTCAAGATCCTTGACTGTTGGCTCCTAGACAACTCATTCAAGACAATTGTGCAAGACTGTTGGACGTCTCACCAGGAAAGGGGTTGGGGAGGTTACGtgcttaaaagaaaaataaagcgaCTGAAAGAAAGGCTGAAGATATGGAATAGGAACCAGTATGATGATACttttaagaaattcaagaagattgAGGATGAGTTAAACAAGATGGAAGAGAGCTCAACTGATAGACATCTTTCTCCTCAAGAAATGTTAATTAGGAAATAGCTCCAAGAAGAGTTGTGGGTAACTGCCCAATCTCATGAATCTCTACTAAGGCAGAAGGTGAGATCTAGATGGGTTAAAGAAGATGATTGCAACtcctattattttcatttaatagtAAATGCTAGCCGTAGAAGTAACTCTCTGAATGAAGTGTGGATTGATGGCTCATGGATTGAAGAACCAGCAAGAGTAAAAGAGGCAGTCAGattatttttcttccaaagATTCCAAGAAACTGATCAACATAGACCCTGCTTAGATGGTATTTGCTTTCAGACCATTAGCCACCAGCAAAATGACATGCTACTGGGGCGCTTTCAAGAGATAGAggtaaaagatacagtttgagaATGTAGGAGTGAGAAAAGTCCAGGCCCagatagaattaattttaaattcatcaagAGTTTTTGGCATATAATCAAACCTGACATCCTTCGGTTTATGGACGAATTCTATGCCAATGAAACTTTCCCAAGGGACTGCAATGCCTCTTTCATAGCTTTAATCCCTAAGGTGGCGAATCCATAAGTTCTAGATGAATACAGACCTATATCACTTATAGGTTGTATGTACAAGATAGTTGCCAAGTTGTTGGCTAATAGATTGAAGAAAGTCATGCCACTCATAATAGATGAAAGGCAATCTGCATTCATAGAGGGCAGACACCTGTTACAAAGTGCATTGATAGCAAATGAGGTGGTCAAGGAGGCTGAAAGAAGGCAGAAGTCATGTATTGTATTCAAAGTGAACTATGAGAAGGCGTATGATTCAGTCTcctgggattttttgttttacatgCTCAAAAGGTTGGACTTTTGTTCCAAATAGATCCAGTGGATAAAGAGGTGCTTAAAATCTGCATCTATTTCGGTACTGGTAAATGATAACCCCTCGTCTGAGTTCATTCCACAAAGAGGGCTTAGGCAAGGGGACCCATTAGCCCCCTTTCTTTTCAATATTGTTGTTGAGGCATTAAATGGGCTGATGAGAGAAGCTgtgaagaaaaatttatttaggGGATTCCCAGTGGGCTCAAACAACATGGAAATTAGCATCCTCCAATATGCAGATGACACTATTTTTTGGAAAGGCATCAATGGAGAATGTCAAGGCAATCAAAGCAATTCTGAGGACCCTTGAACTTGTATCAggcctcaaaattaattttgcaaaaaGCTGTTTTGGTGCAATTGGAATGTCGGACAGGTGGAAGCTTGATGCAGCCATTTGCTTGAATTGTAGTTTGTTGTCCATCCCGTTTGTTTACCTAGGAATACCTATAGGGGCAAACTCTAGGCGTTGTCAGTTGTGGGATCCTATTTTCAAAAAGTGTAAGAGAAAATTAGCTAAGTGGAAGTAAAGACACCTTTCATTTGGGGGAGAGTAACTCTTATACAGTCGATCTGAACTTCCATTCCTAtttatttcttatcttttttcaaGATTCCCAAGAAGGTGATGGACAAGTTAGTGAGATTGCAACGCAGATTCCTATGGGGTGGCGGATCAGATCAAAATAAGATTGCCTGGATTAAATGGGAGACAGTTTGCCTCccaaaagaaaaaggggggcTTGGGCATCAAGGACATAAACACTTTTAATCTTGCTCTGCTTGATAAATGGAAGTGGAATCTATTTCAGCATGAAGGACAACTGATGGCTAGGGTTCTGGAGTCTAAATATGGTGGATGGAGGAATTTGGATGAAGCACCTCATGACAACAATGAGTCCATATGGTGGAGTGACCTAAAGATGGtttttcaaaactcaaaacagAATGATGATGTCCAAAATAGTATAGTGTTGAGGGTTGGCTGCGGCGACAGGATCAAGTTCTGGGAGGACAAATGGACAGATGGAGAGGTATCACTATTAGCAAAATACCCC is a window encoding:
- the LOC100791335 gene encoding glutaredoxin-C5, chloroplastic, with amino-acid sequence MALGLGNAVALPISNLKPSLKLSSSSFTKLLFSYSRPFSCINVSPPMPNRIPTLAVVRAFSSSSFRSCLEDTIKKTVAENPVVIYSKTWCFYSSEMKILFKKLGVDPLVFELDELGPQGPQLQKVLERITGQHTVPNVFIGGKRIGGCTDTLKLYRKGELEPLL